Proteins encoded in a region of the Candidatus Polarisedimenticolia bacterium genome:
- a CDS encoding biotin carboxylase N-terminal domain-containing protein, translated as MFRRLLIANRGEIAVRIARACREAGITAVVVHAKDDARSLHVRTADEAILLEGATPSETYLNLAAILDAARRARCDALHPGYGFLSENAELARAVRAEGIAFVGPKAETIRLMGDKVRAREAARSAGVPVMQGYDGGGSPADYQKEAAKIGFPVLVKAVGGGGGRGMRVAASKKELPEALEGARREASGAFADPRVFLEKYLPSARHVEVQVLGDLEGRVISLFERDCSLQRRHQKIIEESPSPALDEELRGRICRAAVAVAQASGYTNAGTVEFLLDPVSREFHFLEVNTRLQVEHPVTEMITDIDLILEQVRVAAGGGLQLTQDELKFHGHAIEC; from the coding sequence TTGTTCCGTCGCCTCCTCATCGCCAATCGGGGCGAGATTGCCGTGCGCATCGCGCGCGCCTGCCGCGAAGCGGGCATCACGGCTGTTGTAGTGCACGCCAAGGATGACGCGCGCTCGCTGCACGTCCGCACTGCCGATGAAGCGATCCTTCTCGAGGGTGCCACGCCTTCCGAAACCTATCTGAACCTGGCGGCGATTCTGGACGCGGCGCGCCGGGCCCGTTGCGACGCGCTGCATCCGGGATATGGATTTCTGTCCGAGAATGCCGAGCTGGCGCGCGCCGTCCGGGCCGAAGGCATTGCTTTCGTCGGTCCCAAGGCCGAGACAATCCGCCTGATGGGTGACAAGGTGCGTGCGAGGGAAGCGGCGCGCAGCGCCGGTGTGCCGGTAATGCAAGGCTATGACGGGGGCGGATCGCCGGCCGATTACCAGAAAGAGGCCGCGAAGATCGGGTTTCCCGTCCTGGTGAAGGCAGTCGGAGGCGGGGGAGGGCGCGGGATGCGCGTCGCCGCCTCGAAGAAGGAGCTGCCCGAGGCGCTGGAGGGGGCGCGCCGCGAGGCCAGCGGGGCGTTCGCCGATCCCCGCGTCTTCCTGGAAAAATATCTCCCCTCCGCCCGGCACGTCGAAGTCCAGGTGCTCGGGGACTTGGAAGGCAGGGTCATCTCGCTCTTCGAGCGCGATTGCTCGCTGCAGCGGCGGCACCAGAAGATCATCGAGGAAAGCCCCTCTCCCGCGCTGGACGAAGAGCTGCGCGGCCGCATCTGCCGGGCGGCGGTGGCGGTGGCCCAGGCCTCCGGCTACACCAATGCCGGGACGGTGGAGTTCCTGCTCGATCCCGTCTCCCGTGAGTTTCACTTCCTCGAGGTGAACACCCGGCTGCAGGTGGAGCATCCGGTGACCGAGATGATCACCGATATCGATCTCATCCTGGAGCAGGTCCGTGTTGCCGCCGGCGGCGGCCTGCAATTGACGCAGGATGAACTGAAATTTCACGGCCACGCCATCGAGTGC